In Juglans regia cultivar Chandler chromosome 13, Walnut 2.0, whole genome shotgun sequence, the following proteins share a genomic window:
- the LOC109010862 gene encoding probable inactive receptor kinase At4g23740 has product MEKMNRKLSLLFIFLFGTIFSHVATEPVEDKQALLDFLRNMSHSHSLNWTENYSVCTNWTGVFCNNDHSRVIALRLPGAGLRGPIPPNTLSRLSAIQILSLRSNTLSGPFPSDFSNLLNLIKVYLQHNKFTGPLPLDFSVWKNLTVIDFSNNGFNGSIPTSISNLTHLMGLNLANNSLSGEIPDLNVPSLQQLNLSNNRLDGSVPKTLQRFPSSAFSGNNLTTENALPPAFPVQPPNAQPSKKARRLGEQAILVITIVGLVLLFVVGAVVMMLCSNRDGSGVPKKQTKKEVSLRKGVSESQDKNEKLTFFEGNNLAFDLEDLLMSSAEVLGKGVFGTTYKAALEDGNTVVVKRLKEVSVGKREFVQQMEVVGSIRHEYVVALRAYYHSKDEKLVVYDYHGQGSVSAMLHGKRGEEGRTPLDWDTRLRIAIGAARGIAHIHTKNGGNKLVHGNIKASNIFLNSRGYGCVSDLGLAALISPVSPPMRAAGYRAPEVTDSRKSSHASDVYSFGVLLLELLTGKSPVHSTGGHEVVHLVRWVNSVVREEWTAEVFDVELLRYPNIEEEMVEMLQIGLTCVTKMPEDRPNMQDVVKLVEEIRQVNKGKRPSADHKPEISTPSPVIAEIGSSSIMGSSMITP; this is encoded by the exons ATGGAGAAGATGAACAGGAAATTATCTCTCTTGTTCATATTCTTGTTTGGAACAATTTTCTCACACGTTGCTACCGAACCAGTTGAGGATAAACAAGCATTGCTTGATTTTCTTCGGAATATGTCGCACTCGCACTCTCTCAATTGGACTGAGAACTATTCTGTATGTACAAACTGGACAGGAGTGTTCTGTAATAATGATCATTCCAGAGTCATAGCCCTCCGATTGCCAGGAGCTGGCTTACGTGGTCCAATTCCCCCAAACACTCTCAGTCGCCTATCGGCAATTCAGATTCTAAGCCTCAGATCGAATACTCTATCAGGTCCTTTCCCTTCTGATTTTTCCAATCTCTTAAACTTGATCAAAGTTTATCTTCAACACAACAAGTTCACGGGCCCATTGCCTTTGGATTTCTCAGTTTGGAAGAATTTAACTGTCATTGATTTCTCAAACAATGGCTTTAATGGGAGTATCCCcacttcaatttcaaatttgacTCATCTCATGGGGTTGAATCTTGCCAACAACTCACTTTCGGGTGAAATTCCTGATCTCAATGTTCCTAGTCTGCAACAGTTAAATCTATCCAACAATAGGCTTGATGGAAGTGTACCCAAAACCCTTCAGAGATTTCCGAGTTCTGCGTTCTCTGGTAACAATCTTACAACGGAAAACGCTCTTCCACCTGCTTTTCCAGTTCAGCCTCCTAATGCTCAACCATCGAAGAAAGCGAGACGACTTGGAGAACAAGCAATATTGGTAATAACAATTGTTGGACTTGTTCTGTTGTTTGTGGTTGGTGCCGTTGTTATGATGCTTTGCTCAAATAGAGATGGAAGTGGGGTTCCAAAGAagcaaacaaagaaagaagtcTCTTTAAGGAAAGGGGTTTCTGAGAGCCAAGACAAGAATGAGAAGCTTACCTTCTTTGAGGGGAATAATCTTGCATTTGATTTGGAGGACTTGTTGATGTCCTCTGCTGAAGTACTTGGGAAGGGAGTATTTGGGACAACATATAAGGCGGCTCTGGAGGATGGTAATACTGTGGTCGTGAAGAGGCTTAAAGAAGTGAGTGTGGGAAAACGTGAGTTTGTGCAGCAGATGGAAGTGGTTGGGAGTATTAGGCATGAATATGTAGTCGCGCTAAGGGCATATTACCATTCGAAGGATGAGAAGCTTGTGGTGTATGATTACCATGGTCAAGGGAGCGTGTCTGCAATGTTGCATG GTAAAAGAGGAGAGGAGGGCCGGACTCCATTAGACTGGGACACCCGGCTCAGAATTGCAATCGGTGCAGCAAGAGGCATCGCTCATATCCACACAAAAAATGGTGGGAACAAACTTGTCCATGGAAATATAAAAGCCTccaacattttcctcaactcCCGAGGATATGGTTGTGTATCTGATCTCGGTTTAGCAGCATTGATAAGCCCCGTGTCTCCACCAATGCGGGCTGCAGGATATCGAGCCCCAGAAGTAACAGACAGCCGGAAATCATCCCATGCATCTGATGTCTACAGCTTTGGCGTGCTGCTGCTTGAGCTTCTCACTGGAAAGTCACCTGTACATAGCACAGGTGGCCATGAGGTTGTTCACTTAGTAAGGTGGGTGAATTCTGTGGTTAGGGAAGAGTGGACAGCAGAAGTGTTTGATGTAGAGCTTTTGAGGTATCCTAATATAGAGGAGGAAATGGTAGAGATGTTACAAATAGGATTGACATGCGTTACTAAAATGCCAGAGGATAGACCAAACATGCAGGATGTAGTGAAACTAGTAGAAGAAATTCGTCAAGTGAACAAAGGAAAGCGACCATCAGCCGATCATAAGCCAGAAATCTCAACCCCATCACCTGTTATAGCTGAGATAGGATCCTCCTCTATCATGGGGTCCTCCATGATTACCCCTTGA